In the genome of Cryptomeria japonica chromosome 8, Sugi_1.0, whole genome shotgun sequence, one region contains:
- the LOC131045939 gene encoding probable mediator of RNA polymerase II transcription subunit 26c produces the protein MGLVEEWRMFFESAESDICSLIEHAIDVAACDCPQELVKRRDKIAEMVYASRSSAEDEDDGIHKKVNDIAERINSYQTITVPVPKECEIVKEVFNIKHILSNQDESENQLGDSLRRLESMALSIEILKETMIGRNVKCLQKHKSKPISSMAKKLVRRWREVADEWMKSAGEVAVDTMAAAVEQIQNHRIEQPFKLDDRQYSKQETKSGAQNHIVINHRRRRVVSQKQNLHQKLDFNKPSSLPLPSSHKSNSPALDDKSVRERIEAAKRRLQEGYRQAEKVKKQRTVQLIEIKDLPKQLDGSKRLAKHHHHQWMKN, from the exons ATGGGATTGGTAGAAGAATGGAGGATGTTTTTTGAGAGCGCAGAGAGTGATATATGCAGCTTGATTGAACATGCAATCGATGTTGCAGCGTGTGATTGCCCTCAGGAATTAGTGAAGAGGAGGGATAAAATAGCAGAGATGGTTTACGCATCAAGATCATctgctgaagatgaagatgatggtaTTCATAAAAAGGTCAATGATATTGCAGAGAGGATCAATAGCTATCAAACCATAACTGTGCCTGTGCCTAAAGAATGTGAAATAGTGAAAGAGGTGTTCAATATAAAACACATTCTTTCAAATCAAGATGAG TCGGAAAACCAACTGGGCGACTCACTGAGAAGATTGGAGTCGATGGCATTGTCTATTGAAATCCTAAAG GAAACTATGATTGGCAGAAATGTCAAATGCTTGCAGAAGCACAAGTCCAAACCAATTAGCTCCATGGCGAAGAAGCTTGTCAG AAGGTGGAGAGAAGTTGCAGATGAATGGATGAAAAGTGCTGGAGAAGTTGCTGTAGATACCATGGCAGCCGCAG TGGAGCAAATCCAGAATCATAGAATAGAGCAGCCATTCAAACTGGATGACAGACAGTATAGCAAACAAGAAACAAAAAGTGGTGCTCAAAAtcacattgtgatcaatcataggAGACGGCGAGTTGTAAGCCAGAAGCAGAATTTGCACCAAAAGTTAGATTTCAACAAGCCTAGCTCTCTTCCACTTCCTTCATCACAT AAATCAAACTCTCCTGCTCTTGATGATAAATCTGTAAGAGAAAGGATTGAAGCAGCAAAGAGAAGGCTTCAAGAAGGGTACCGACAAGCTGAAAAGG TGAAGAAGCAACGCACGGTTCAGCTTATCGAAATCAAAGACCTGCCTAAGCAATTAGATGGGTCAAAGAGAttagcaaagcatcatcatcaccaGTGGATGAAGAATTGA